From Hippea alviniae EP5-r, the proteins below share one genomic window:
- a CDS encoding M24 family metallopeptidase, with translation MIERRISKLKEKMREFDVDAVVLFSDSDIRYFTGVDVSGVLVVYDDAILFVSPLYFQKAKENLSDRAKESRSLDDVVEFLKSQKLKRVGLDFIKTTHRQAKAFEEFDIVDFTNQTLIIRMIKEREEINQIKRAAFAARNAFLKVYPTLKPGITEKEFADELAYQIRKAGAQKESFDIIVASGPNAAHPHHIPTDKKIEDGEFVVIDFGATVDGYNSDTTYTFLMGEKDDEKKELFNAVFYAQLYATEMIAPGRTKANEVDARVRKELAKYGLDKYFIHSTGHGVGLDVHEFPFINADSDIVLQKDMVFTIEPGIYIPNRLGIRLEHMVLVHDMDTEVIAFTPFMEIM, from the coding sequence ATGATAGAAAGAAGAATATCTAAATTGAAAGAGAAGATGAGAGAGTTTGATGTTGATGCTGTTGTTTTATTTTCTGATTCGGACATAAGGTATTTTACTGGTGTTGATGTCAGTGGTGTTTTGGTTGTTTATGATGATGCTATTCTGTTTGTTAGTCCTTTGTATTTTCAGAAGGCGAAGGAAAATTTGTCTGATAGAGCAAAAGAGAGCAGAAGTCTTGATGATGTTGTTGAGTTTTTGAAGTCTCAAAAGCTAAAAAGGGTTGGGCTTGATTTTATAAAAACAACGCACAGGCAGGCGAAGGCGTTTGAAGAGTTTGATATTGTTGATTTTACCAATCAGACACTGATTATAAGGATGATTAAAGAAAGAGAAGAGATAAATCAGATAAAGCGTGCGGCATTTGCGGCAAGAAACGCATTTTTAAAGGTTTATCCCACTCTAAAGCCGGGCATTACAGAGAAGGAGTTTGCCGATGAGCTTGCCTATCAAATAAGAAAAGCGGGAGCCCAGAAGGAGTCGTTTGATATTATTGTTGCAAGTGGTCCCAATGCTGCCCATCCGCACCACATTCCAACAGATAAAAAAATCGAAGATGGCGAGTTTGTTGTGATTGATTTTGGAGCGACAGTTGACGGTTATAACTCAGATACAACATACACATTTTTGATGGGTGAGAAGGACGACGAGAAAAAGGAGTTATTTAATGCTGTTTTTTATGCCCAGTTGTACGCTACAGAGATGATAGCACCAGGTAGAACAAAGGCAAACGAAGTGGATGCAAGGGTTAGAAAAGAGCTTGCAAAGTATGGGCTTGATAAGTATTTCATTCATTCGACGGGTCATGGTGTTGGGCTTGATGTTCATGAGTTTCCTTTTATAAATGCAGATAGCGATATAGTTTTGCAAAAAGATATGGTTTTTACAATAGAACCCGGCATCTACATACCAAATAGGCTTGGAATTAGACTTGAGCATATGGTTTTAGTTCATGATATGGATACAGAAGTTATAGCCTTTACACCTTTTATGGAGATAATGTAA
- a CDS encoding GGDEF domain-containing protein, with the protein MIRKTKGKSKVSCSTYIENLSAAIIYLLISLKTGDKEIDERLDEYKEKIKKIKYEEDTSKLIAFRNEIAEFVIKYDEFLQKKRNRFNSLLLSNLSILITLAKSAEADKRWRDSLDKVKEILKQKIDEESLVASKEILFRLGTSTKDSKDVVYRDILEILFLLLDVESDDVKAKDYLNKVKELQSKLSSYPYRLDEKEIREEIKALVKEKEELEEEYIETLQNKLDKALKALIYTITTFTSSSSNYVDTFQGHIDEINSAISSKDIDVDELSRRLIGIAIKIKDTTVTMKNEIEEYSKKMKEAEEVIKDLKEKLKKAQENLIIDPLTGIYNRRGLLHFFRVEINRAQRYKQPFSIIMADLDHFSNVNNTYGHLAGDMVLKGFCKTVKSMIRAGDIFARYGGEEFIILLPNTDEDAAFEVAEKLREAVARLKFKYKSDIFSITSSFGVASFKEGDTMESLIKKADRALYKAKEKRNMSVRESQL; encoded by the coding sequence TTGATAAGAAAGACAAAGGGTAAATCAAAGGTTTCATGTTCAACTTATATTGAAAATTTATCTGCTGCTATTATTTATCTTCTGATATCTCTAAAAACAGGGGATAAAGAGATAGACGAAAGATTAGACGAGTATAAAGAGAAAATTAAAAAGATTAAGTACGAAGAGGATACATCAAAACTCATTGCCTTTAGAAACGAGATAGCCGAGTTTGTCATAAAATACGATGAGTTTTTACAGAAAAAGAGAAACAGATTCAACAGCTTGCTTTTGAGTAATCTCTCAATACTCATAACACTTGCGAAATCTGCGGAAGCCGACAAGAGATGGAGAGATAGCCTTGATAAGGTTAAAGAGATTCTAAAACAGAAGATAGATGAAGAGAGTCTTGTTGCGTCTAAGGAGATTCTATTTAGGCTTGGAACTTCAACAAAAGACTCAAAGGATGTTGTTTATAGAGATATACTCGAGATTCTGTTTCTGCTTTTAGATGTTGAAAGTGACGATGTTAAGGCTAAGGATTATCTAAACAAGGTAAAAGAGCTGCAATCTAAACTCTCATCATACCCATACAGGCTTGATGAAAAAGAGATAAGAGAAGAGATAAAGGCTTTAGTTAAAGAGAAAGAAGAGCTCGAAGAAGAGTATATAGAAACACTGCAGAACAAACTCGACAAGGCGTTGAAGGCCCTTATTTATACAATAACAACATTTACATCTTCATCTTCCAACTATGTTGATACATTTCAAGGTCATATAGACGAGATAAACAGTGCCATATCGAGTAAAGATATAGATGTTGACGAGTTAAGCAGAAGACTTATAGGTATAGCGATAAAGATAAAAGATACAACCGTTACGATGAAGAATGAGATAGAAGAGTATTCAAAGAAGATGAAAGAAGCAGAAGAAGTGATAAAGGATTTAAAAGAGAAGCTAAAGAAAGCACAAGAGAATCTAATAATAGACCCATTGACGGGTATTTACAACAGGAGAGGTTTATTGCATTTCTTTAGGGTTGAGATAAATAGAGCCCAGCGATACAAACAACCATTTTCTATCATTATGGCAGACCTTGATCATTTTAGCAATGTAAACAACACATACGGCCATTTAGCCGGAGACATGGTTTTAAAGGGTTTTTGTAAAACGGTTAAATCCATGATAAGAGCTGGCGATATATTTGCACGATACGGTGGTGAAGAGTTTATTATTCTGCTTCCGAATACGGACGAAGATGCAGCATTCGAAGTGGCAGAGAAGTTAAGAGAAGCCGTTGCAAGGCTTAAATTCAAGTATAAGAGCGATATCTTTTCTATAACATCGAGTTTTGGTGTTGCTTCGTTTAAGGAAGGAGACACGATGGAATCTCTTATTAAGAAGGCAGATAGAGCCCTTTACAAGGCAAAAGAGAAGAGAAATATGAGTGTTAGGGAGTCGCAGTTATGA
- a CDS encoding ATP-binding protein yields MVKAQHFTDIPKTNLLILSIRLISVSGAVIWTTYPNLYLANVNKLLLIYLYNSLIYIYTLFFVIRFYFPPDSNKCEYFCLFTFIFDQAVISYFTYTTGGFSSPFYSGYFVVISISAFVLGTKPSFIVALTGAIFYILFNLSYGIGIYNIGELIYRIVPFFVIVFPTGILSDAMEKHLKEIDDLNLELSEKNKKLEESLRKIEAIQQQLIKKEKEKAMLDLAESVAHRLRNPLMSLGGIASIVDKKLKKGAKPEELEKYIEYIKTESKNMSMLLDNLLTMSDSAVELKFSVLQNIVKEVIEEYKNAISSNKIKLTLKIEEKLPPVRTDPKKLKMALKNIIDNCIKVMPNGGELFVGIKKSEEVKNSIEIVIKDTGPGIPKDILRNIFKPFESGGKVKKGLGLPLAKHTIEILGGELYIDSKIAEGTTFKIILPM; encoded by the coding sequence ATGGTAAAAGCTCAGCATTTTACCGACATACCAAAGACAAATCTTTTGATTTTGTCAATACGCCTTATCTCTGTCTCTGGTGCCGTTATATGGACAACATACCCAAATCTATATCTCGCAAATGTAAATAAACTCTTGCTCATATACTTATACAATAGCCTAATCTACATCTATACCCTGTTTTTTGTGATAAGGTTTTACTTTCCACCAGATTCAAATAAATGTGAGTACTTTTGTCTATTTACCTTTATATTCGACCAAGCAGTAATATCATACTTCACCTATACAACAGGTGGGTTTTCAAGCCCTTTCTATTCAGGATACTTTGTTGTGATAAGCATATCAGCATTTGTGCTCGGAACAAAGCCATCGTTCATTGTAGCATTAACGGGAGCCATATTTTATATACTATTCAACTTAAGCTATGGCATAGGCATCTATAACATAGGTGAACTAATTTACAGAATTGTCCCATTTTTCGTAATCGTGTTTCCAACAGGTATCTTAAGCGATGCAATGGAGAAGCATCTCAAAGAGATAGACGATTTAAACCTTGAGCTATCAGAAAAAAACAAAAAACTCGAAGAGTCTTTAAGAAAAATAGAAGCAATACAGCAACAGCTCATAAAAAAAGAGAAAGAAAAAGCAATGCTTGATTTAGCAGAAAGCGTTGCTCACAGATTAAGAAACCCACTTATGAGTCTTGGTGGTATAGCATCCATCGTAGATAAAAAACTAAAGAAAGGTGCAAAACCAGAAGAGTTAGAAAAATACATAGAATACATAAAAACCGAAAGCAAAAACATGAGCATGTTGCTTGATAACCTTCTAACCATGAGCGATTCAGCAGTTGAGTTAAAATTCTCTGTCTTGCAAAATATAGTAAAAGAAGTTATAGAAGAGTACAAAAACGCCATATCATCAAACAAAATAAAACTAACACTAAAAATAGAAGAGAAATTGCCACCTGTAAGAACAGACCCTAAAAAATTAAAAATGGCTTTAAAAAATATTATCGACAACTGCATAAAGGTTATGCCAAACGGTGGAGAGTTATTTGTTGGTATAAAAAAATCTGAAGAAGTAAAAAACTCTATCGAGATAGTAATAAAAGACACAGGACCAGGCATACCAAAGGATATACTCAGAAACATATTCAAACCGTTTGAATCAGGCGGCAAGGTAAAGAAGGGCTTGGGCTTGCCACTTGCGAAACACACAATTGAAATCTTGGGTGGTGAACTTTACATAGATAGCAAAATAGCCGAAGGCACAACATTTAAAATCATTCTTCCAATGTGA
- the trpS gene encoding tryptophan--tRNA ligase has translation MEKTVLSGMRPTGDLHLGNLYGALQNWINLQNEDYERFYFVADWHALTTGFDSSKEIPKNTINMVADWLAFGLDPSKSIIFVQSLVKEHAELFLLLSMITPVGWLERVPSYKDQIAQLGKAKTSNYGFLGYPVLMAADIIIYKAHYVPVGLDQVAHLEFTRELVRHFNHTTQKDVFIEPQPLLTKVPKILGLDGRKMSKSYDNAIYLSDSEEETTKKIRIMFTDPRRKRRTDPGVAEECGVFMLHKIFSSKEKQEEIKQACSKAEIGCVDCKKMLIKNLNEALKPFREKRKELLNKEKTIKEILIEGSKKASQKAKETLEEVRDAIFSTGRLR, from the coding sequence ATGGAAAAAACCGTTTTAAGTGGCATGAGACCAACAGGAGATTTACATCTCGGTAACCTTTATGGAGCATTACAGAATTGGATAAACTTACAAAACGAAGATTACGAAAGATTCTATTTCGTTGCAGACTGGCATGCTTTAACAACAGGCTTTGACTCATCAAAAGAGATACCTAAAAACACAATAAACATGGTGGCAGACTGGCTTGCTTTTGGACTTGACCCTTCAAAAAGCATAATTTTTGTTCAATCACTTGTAAAGGAGCATGCCGAACTATTCCTGCTTCTTTCAATGATAACACCGGTAGGATGGCTGGAAAGAGTTCCGTCATACAAAGACCAGATAGCCCAACTGGGCAAAGCCAAAACATCCAACTACGGTTTTTTAGGGTATCCCGTTCTAATGGCTGCAGACATTATTATTTACAAAGCGCATTATGTTCCTGTTGGACTTGACCAGGTCGCCCATCTTGAATTTACAAGGGAGCTTGTAAGACACTTCAACCATACAACACAAAAAGATGTCTTCATAGAACCACAGCCACTCTTGACAAAAGTGCCAAAGATTTTAGGTCTTGACGGCAGAAAGATGAGCAAATCCTACGACAATGCAATTTATCTATCCGATTCCGAAGAAGAGACAACAAAAAAGATACGCATCATGTTTACGGACCCACGAAGAAAAAGAAGAACAGACCCTGGTGTCGCAGAAGAGTGTGGCGTTTTTATGCTGCATAAAATATTTTCATCAAAAGAGAAGCAGGAAGAGATAAAACAAGCCTGCTCAAAAGCAGAAATAGGTTGTGTTGACTGCAAAAAAATGTTAATTAAGAATTTAAATGAAGCATTAAAACCGTTTAGAGAAAAACGCAAAGAGCTTCTAAACAAGGAAAAGACGATAAAAGAGATACTAATAGAAGGCTCAAAGAAGGCAAGTCAAAAAGCAAAGGAAACTTTAGAAGAGGTGAGAGATGCAATTTTTTCAACAGGAAGACTTAGATAG
- a CDS encoding GGDEF domain-containing protein produces MQFFQQEDLDRLEKALKNETTGLYNKSTLYLLMDNILKQHERYEENWSFILMDCSLERISSSCEALKQEQVDKAVAEKLKSICRKSDILFYCENGLFCILTRVFEGDDTVKFCEKLSKNLKELNAEGCIIDIMPKFGITFSKLNDTPEAFSQRSYDALNKAISTKEDILVQA; encoded by the coding sequence ATGCAATTTTTTCAACAGGAAGACTTAGATAGATTAGAAAAGGCACTTAAAAACGAAACAACAGGCCTTTATAACAAGTCAACACTGTATTTACTAATGGACAACATACTAAAACAACACGAAAGATACGAAGAGAACTGGAGTTTTATACTTATGGACTGCTCTTTGGAAAGAATTAGCTCAAGCTGTGAAGCATTAAAACAAGAACAGGTAGATAAAGCAGTCGCAGAAAAACTAAAGTCAATCTGCAGAAAAAGTGATATTCTATTCTACTGCGAAAACGGGTTGTTCTGTATATTAACGCGAGTATTTGAAGGTGATGATACGGTAAAATTTTGCGAAAAATTGTCAAAAAATCTAAAAGAGCTTAACGCAGAAGGATGCATCATAGATATTATGCCAAAGTTTGGTATAACATTCTCAAAACTTAACGACACACCCGAAGCCTTCTCTCAAAGAAGCTATGACGCATTAAATAAAGCAATTTCAACAAAAGAAGATATCCTGGTGCAAGCTTAA
- the accC gene encoding acetyl-CoA carboxylase biotin carboxylase subunit: MFKKILIANRGEIAVRIIRAAKELGIKTVAVYSTEDKESMHVKLADESICIGSAEAQKSYLHLFNLAQAIVNSKCDAVHPGYGFLSENPTFVRVCNDLGVKFIGPDAETMERLADKSVVKQILADNGIPTVPGSKGSINDENTLIETAERIGYPVLLKAAWGGGGKGMRVVRDRDELISAYNSAKMEARASFGREDIYLEKFIEHPRHIEVQVLADEHGNVIHVGERDCTLQRRHQKLLEEAPSPVLKEETRKRLHETATEACRVLGYKNAGTLEFLFDGENFYFIEINTRIQVEHPVSEMVYGVDLIKEQIAIASGEELSIMQSAIVPKFHVIECRINAEDPEKFYPSPGRIKNLYLPGGPGVRIDTAVSCNSVISPYYDSMIAKLIVRGSDREEARKRMLRCLDEFVIEGIKTSIPFFKKILTSDRFINNNYDTNFIDKEFLGKP, encoded by the coding sequence ATGTTCAAAAAAATCCTAATCGCCAACAGGGGAGAGATAGCAGTCAGAATAATAAGAGCAGCAAAAGAGCTGGGTATTAAAACTGTTGCTGTCTATTCGACAGAAGATAAAGAGTCTATGCATGTGAAGTTGGCAGATGAGTCTATATGTATAGGCTCTGCCGAAGCACAAAAGAGCTATCTTCACTTGTTCAACCTTGCTCAGGCTATAGTCAACTCAAAATGCGATGCTGTGCATCCAGGATACGGATTTTTGAGTGAAAATCCGACATTTGTTAGGGTGTGCAATGATTTAGGTGTTAAGTTTATAGGCCCTGACGCTGAAACGATGGAGAGATTGGCGGATAAATCCGTCGTTAAGCAGATACTTGCAGACAACGGCATACCGACTGTTCCAGGAAGCAAGGGCTCTATAAACGATGAGAATACGCTTATTGAGACAGCCGAAAGGATAGGTTATCCCGTTCTGCTTAAAGCAGCATGGGGCGGCGGCGGTAAGGGAATGCGAGTTGTAAGGGATAGGGATGAGCTTATCTCTGCTTACAACTCTGCAAAGATGGAAGCAAGAGCTTCGTTTGGAAGGGAAGATATCTATCTTGAGAAGTTTATCGAGCATCCAAGACATATAGAAGTTCAGGTGCTTGCAGATGAACATGGCAATGTTATCCATGTAGGCGAAAGGGACTGTACACTTCAAAGAAGACATCAAAAACTGCTTGAAGAAGCACCATCTCCCGTTTTAAAAGAAGAGACAAGAAAGAGATTACACGAGACGGCAACTGAAGCATGCAGGGTGTTGGGATATAAGAATGCTGGAACACTTGAGTTTCTCTTTGATGGTGAAAACTTCTATTTTATCGAGATAAATACGCGCATTCAGGTTGAACATCCCGTAAGTGAGATGGTTTATGGCGTTGATTTGATAAAGGAGCAGATAGCTATAGCATCCGGTGAAGAGTTAAGCATTATGCAGTCTGCCATTGTGCCTAAGTTTCATGTTATAGAGTGCAGAATCAATGCAGAAGACCCAGAGAAGTTTTACCCATCTCCCGGAAGGATAAAGAATTTATACCTGCCCGGTGGTCCTGGTGTAAGGATTGATACTGCAGTTTCATGTAATAGTGTAATATCGCCTTATTACGATTCTATGATAGCAAAGCTCATAGTTAGAGGCTCAGACAGAGAAGAAGCAAGAAAGAGAATGCTGAGATGTCTTGATGAGTTTGTGATTGAAGGAATAAAGACAAGCATTCCTTTCTTTAAAAAGATACTGACAAGCGATAGATTTATAAACAACAATTACGATACAAACTTTATAGATAAAGAGTTCCTGGGCAAGCCTTAA
- the accB gene encoding acetyl-CoA carboxylase biotin carboxyl carrier protein codes for MDLKQLKELMRFVEKSNFVEFEYKDDELHLVLKKKEAFVGENIVAQAQPLVVETQAATPQQVKEEKKEEAKEDKVLDKDLVEIKSPMVATFYRAPSPTSPPYVEVGDEVKKGDVLCILEAMKIMNELEAEFPCRIEKILVENGQKVEYDQPLFLVKRLG; via the coding sequence ATGGATTTAAAGCAGCTTAAAGAGCTGATGCGTTTTGTTGAGAAGAGCAACTTTGTCGAGTTTGAATACAAAGATGACGAGTTGCATCTGGTCTTAAAAAAGAAAGAAGCGTTTGTGGGAGAGAATATAGTTGCCCAAGCTCAACCTTTGGTTGTTGAGACGCAAGCTGCGACTCCGCAACAGGTAAAAGAAGAGAAAAAGGAAGAAGCCAAAGAAGATAAGGTATTAGACAAAGACCTTGTAGAGATAAAATCACCTATGGTTGCAACATTCTACAGAGCGCCTTCGCCAACATCTCCACCTTATGTGGAAGTGGGTGATGAAGTGAAAAAGGGTGATGTGCTCTGTATTCTTGAAGCTATGAAGATAATGAATGAGCTTGAAGCAGAATTTCCGTGCAGGATAGAGAAAATTCTGGTTGAAAACGGCCAAAAGGTTGAATATGACCAGCCACTATTCCTTGTAAAGAGGTTAGGCTAA
- a CDS encoding HD domain-containing phosphohydrolase, which yields MKVKLSELLFFILNKWRLNINNEELLRRIAEYFGVEFSVLGIANFESVLNLNKEVSFSYFLSNSIGIKEKLDDIYMAGAFKESLEKRNLVNVGNYPRYKHAVKEWKDAKVKSVLTAPLIKGVDVFGAIQVVCLDEYNYFDSDNEKDLKLVADIISTVISSEFKSYKILLHNQTEQLHIKISSSLRNIAYVSLHDWLISNLRYVLRYSHADITGFIMPYDSVYCVVDRTGDFTVCYDDFNDDVEDWITYKLFSKNVKTTITYSEAIKRYGLELSKQANILGLEDGIFVPIEYNGQLVASFAYGFKKKIENIGYHKILLKNIGMHLVMSVLSFRRLAEITHVLTKNEEQFLKSLMKVAELRDTYTKGHSERVAYYARLIGEALGKSEREKNLIYTAGLLHDIGKIGIPDSILLKPGRLSKHEFEIVKYHPVFSYEMVKGIDQLEYVADCIKHHHERCDGSGYPDRLKCHQIECCARVLAIADVFDALTSKRTYREKSRYSPKEAIKVMEEMALDRYTLKVSKDILVNNCLQDEQGSNLPQLREIEEERVSVFFKDYLTGADRLVLFREFVVSKIKNRESFLLFVVDIKDLGYINHTYGIDYANKLIEYLAEELLANPYLLRVMRDGADSFVCLCPEGNMERFFSFIEDVDAKVRNKFLFKQEDVKKYSEGLLYKTFVRFPEDGLTFEDLLYKLRLRLKQIRRVHNSHLTS from the coding sequence AGTGGCGTCTGAATATAAACAATGAAGAGCTTCTTAGGAGAATAGCTGAATATTTTGGTGTTGAGTTTTCTGTTCTTGGAATTGCTAACTTTGAAAGTGTTTTGAATCTAAATAAGGAAGTTAGCTTTTCTTATTTTTTGTCTAACAGTATTGGGATAAAAGAAAAACTCGATGATATCTATATGGCTGGTGCTTTTAAGGAGAGTTTAGAAAAAAGAAACTTAGTCAATGTAGGGAATTATCCGAGATATAAACATGCGGTAAAAGAATGGAAGGATGCTAAAGTCAAATCTGTTCTTACAGCGCCACTTATTAAAGGTGTTGATGTTTTTGGTGCAATCCAAGTTGTTTGTTTAGATGAATATAACTATTTTGATAGTGATAACGAGAAAGATTTAAAACTGGTAGCGGACATTATCTCGACTGTAATATCAAGCGAGTTTAAAAGCTACAAAATTCTGCTTCACAATCAAACTGAACAATTGCATATAAAGATTTCTTCTTCTTTAAGGAATATAGCTTATGTATCTTTGCACGATTGGTTGATAAGTAATCTCAGATATGTTTTGAGATACTCTCATGCAGATATAACAGGTTTTATAATGCCTTACGATAGTGTTTATTGTGTGGTTGATAGAACGGGAGATTTTACCGTTTGCTATGATGATTTTAATGATGATGTTGAGGATTGGATTACATATAAACTATTTAGTAAAAATGTCAAGACTACTATTACCTACTCAGAAGCCATTAAGAGATATGGGTTAGAATTATCAAAACAGGCAAATATTCTCGGCTTGGAAGATGGCATATTTGTTCCTATTGAATACAATGGGCAACTCGTAGCATCTTTTGCTTATGGCTTTAAAAAAAAGATAGAAAATATAGGATATCACAAGATTTTGCTTAAAAATATAGGTATGCATCTTGTTATGTCTGTCTTATCTTTTAGAAGGCTTGCAGAAATAACTCATGTTCTTACTAAAAACGAAGAGCAATTTTTGAAATCTCTCATGAAAGTCGCAGAATTAAGAGATACATACACAAAAGGGCATTCAGAAAGGGTTGCATATTACGCGAGACTTATAGGGGAAGCACTTGGTAAAAGTGAAAGGGAAAAAAATCTTATATACACCGCTGGCCTTCTTCACGATATAGGAAAAATAGGAATACCAGATTCAATCTTGCTTAAGCCGGGCAGGCTTTCAAAGCATGAGTTTGAGATAGTAAAGTATCATCCCGTATTTTCTTATGAGATGGTTAAGGGTATAGACCAGCTTGAATATGTAGCTGATTGCATTAAACACCATCACGAGAGGTGTGATGGTAGTGGATACCCTGATAGACTCAAGTGTCATCAGATAGAGTGCTGTGCAAGAGTTTTAGCTATAGCTGATGTGTTTGATGCTTTGACGAGCAAGAGAACTTATAGAGAGAAAAGTAGATATTCTCCAAAAGAGGCGATAAAGGTTATGGAAGAAATGGCTCTTGATAGATATACCTTAAAGGTTTCTAAGGATATTTTAGTTAACAACTGTTTGCAGGATGAGCAAGGAAGCAACTTGCCGCAGTTGAGAGAGATAGAAGAAGAAAGGGTTAGCGTTTTCTTTAAAGATTACTTGACAGGGGCGGACAGGCTCGTTTTGTTTAGGGAGTTTGTGGTATCGAAGATAAAAAATAGAGAGTCGTTCTTGTTGTTTGTTGTGGATATAAAGGATTTAGGGTATATAAACCATACCTACGGTATAGATTATGCGAATAAGCTTATAGAGTATCTTGCAGAAGAGTTGCTTGCTAATCCTTATCTTTTAAGGGTTATGAGAGATGGTGCGGACTCTTTTGTATGTCTTTGTCCTGAAGGCAATATGGAGAGATTTTTCTCGTTCATTGAAGATGTTGACGCAAAGGTTAGAAATAAATTCCTTTTCAAACAGGAAGATGTAAAGAAATATTCAGAAGGATTGCTGTATAAGACATTCGTTAGGTTTCCAGAAGATGGTTTGACATTTGAAGATTTGCTATACAAGTTGCGCTTAAGACTTAAACAGATACGGCGAGTTCATAATTCACACTTAACTTCTTAG